The DNA sequence CTCAAGAACCGACAGACCCTCGCGGAAGTTCGCCTTAATCGGTGTCTCAATGATTTCGCCGCTGGGCTTGGCCATCAGAGCGCGCATGCCGGCCAACTGGCGAATCTGGTCGACGCTGCCGCGAGCACCCGAGTCTGACATGAGGTAAATCGGATTCAGATATCGCCGAGCGCCGGCATCTCCCGAGTGGGCATATCGGAAATCGTCGGTGCGATAGTCGTTCTTGAATTCGGCCATCATCGCCTCGGTCACTTCCTCGCGGACGTGAACCCAGATGTCGATCAGGGCGTTGTATCGCTCGAGGTCTGTGATCGCGCCTTGTTGGCACGCCTTGACGATCTTGTCCACCTTCTTCTGGGCGGCTTCGATGATCGCCTTCTTCTTTACCGGGATACGCATGTCCGCCAGACCGAACGACAAGCCGGCCAGCGTGCTGCGCTTAAATCCAAGCTCCTTAATGCGGTCGAGCAGGATGATCGTTTCAGGACGACCGAGCAGCTCGTAGCAGATCGCGATGACGCGGGCCGCGCCCTTGGAGCTCAGCGGGCAGTTGAAGAACGGCATCTTCGGGTGAAGGATGTCGTTGAATATCAGCCGGCCGACCGTCGTGACGATCACCTTGTTATCCGGCATCGGCTTCGACAGTTCCTTGAAGTGTTCCACGATGCGCTCGCGGTCGACGCGCACCTTGATTCGCTCGTGAATCCCGATCTTCTTCAAGTCGTAAGCGAGCATCGCTTCAACCGGATTGGCGAATGTGTGCTTCGGATCATCCGGCTTGTCGAAGTAATGGTGCTCACAGGTCAGGTAGAAGACGCCCATGACGATGTCCTGGCTCGGCGACATGATGGGTGAACCGCTTGCCGGACTGAAGATGTTATTGGTCGCGAGCATCAGCACATGCGCCTCGGCCTGTGCCTCGATCGACAACGGAAGGTGAACCGCCATCTGGTCACCGTCGAAGTCCGCATTGAAGCCGCGACACACCAGCGGGTGGATTCGGATCGCATTGCCTTCGACAAGTACCGGCTCGAATGCCTGAATACCCATGCGGTGCAGTGTCGGTGCGCGATTCAGCAGCACCGGATGCTGATGAATCACTTCCTCGAGAATGTCCCAGATTTCCTGATCGCGACGCTCGAGCATTTTCTTCGCCGACTTGATCGTGTCAGCGAGGCCGAGTTCTTTCAGGCGACGAATGATGAATGGCTGGTAAAGCTCCAGCGCGATGCGTTTCGGCAGACCGACCTGATGCAGCTTGAGTTCCGGACCGATTACGATCACGCTTCGCGCCGAGTAGTCCACGCGTTTGCCAAGCAGATTCTCACGGAAACGGCCCTGCTTGCCCTTGATCATGTCGGTCAAGGACTTCAACGGTCGATTCGAAGAGCCGAGCACTGGACGACGGCAGCGACCGTTGTCGAACAGCGCATCCACCGCCTGCTGAAGCATCCGCTTCTCGTTGCGAATGATGACTTCGGGCGCGTTCAGATCGATGAGCTTCTTCAGACGGTTGTTGCGATTGATAATGCGGCGATAGAGATCGTTCAAATCGCTCGTCGCGAAGTTGCCGCTTTCAAGCAGAACGAGCGGCCGCAGGTCCGGCGGAATGACCGGAATGACTTCCATGACCATCCAGGTCGGGTCGTTTGTGCTGGATCGAAGGTTCTCGCAGATCTTCAGGCGCTTCGAGAGGTCCTTGATCTTCTGCTTGCTATTGGTCTTCGTGATTGCATCGCGCAGCTCGACCGACAATTGCTTCAAGTCGATCTTCGACAGCAACTTCTTAACGGCCTCGGCACCGATGCTCGCTTCGAAGCTGTTGCCATGCTTCTCGACGGCCTGACGATATTCGTCCTCGGAGAGAATCTGCCGCTCCTTCAGAGGTGAATCACCCGGCTCGATGACGACATAGTCCTGGAAGTAGACCACCTTCTCGAGATCGCTGGTCTTCATGTCGAGCAGCGCGCCCAAACGCGACGGCATCGCCTTGAAGAACCAGATGTGGACGATCGGCGCGGCCAAGTTGATATGGCCCATGCGCTTGCGCCGAACGCGGCTGTGTGTCACCTTGACGCCGCAACGATCGCAGATCATGCCCTTGTGCTTCGTGCCCTTGTACTTGCCGCAGAAGCATTCCCAGTCGCGCTCGGGACCGAAGATGCGCTCACAGAACAGGCCGTCCTTTTCTGCGCGGTAGGTCCGGTAATTGATCGTTTCCGGCTTGCGAACTTCGCCGTACGACCACGAACGAATGTCGTTGGGCGACGCCAGCGAAATCTTGACCGCTGCGTAGTCATTAATCCGGTCGTATACGCTCTCTGCCATCGATAAACCATCCTTCTGTTCAACGAAGGGATATCTTTCGTCTGTCGTACAGGTCAGCTGATGCAAACTCACTCGCAGCCGGCCGACGCCGTCATTCCCATTTGAAACTTACGCGTTCGCCCGGCGTTCCGACACCGAAGCGCGGTGCGCCGGGTGATTCGTCAGACTCAGGCTCATCGGCACAAGACCGACCGCGCGCTTGAAGCCCAACTCTTCACAAAAATCCACTTCCGTTCCGTAGGCCGCGGCGTCAACACGTTCGCAACCCATTTTCGCGAGCGACTCGATCACGCGCATCGCCATTTCCTTGGCGATGTTGAACTGATCGTGCTCGATGCGGCCATCAACGTGCGTTACGGCGCCGGGGCCCTGGCACGACGGATCCAGCTTGCACTCCGTCAGATAACCACGAATGCCGTCCGCCAGGCCGCGTGCAATGCCGAGCAAACGCCCGCTCGACTTCTCGCGGGCCGTGACAAAGCAAACCGACTTATCCACCATTGTCGTCAGCTTGTCGATCGACTGCGGCAACATAGAACCCTGAGCACTGTAAAATGCCCGAAGGTCATCCACATCGATCTGCTTGACAGCTTCGAACTCAATATCACTCTGCACCGATCTGCTCCAACGCAATGGCCGACGACGATTAGATTAACTTGCCTTTCTCCAGCTGAATGTTGAGGCCCAGACCCCGTATTTCGTTGCAAAGTACGTCAAACGAAACAGGCGTGCCGGCCTCCAGCGTGTTTTCGCCCTTGACCATCGATTCATAGATCTTTGTGCGGCCTTCGACGTCGTCGGACTTCACCGTCAGCAACTCCTGCAGGACATGCGCGCAACCGTAGGCTTCAAGACCCCAGACTTCCATTTCGCCGAATCGCTGACCACCGGTCCGCGCCTTGCCACCTAACGGCTGTTGGGTGATGAGCGAATAGGGACCGGTCGCCCGTGCGTGAATCTTGTCGTCAACGAGATGGTGCAGTTTGAGCATGTAGATGCAACCGACCGTGACGGGCTGGTCGAACTGCTCACCTGTTCGCCCATCAACCAGACGCAGCTTTCCGCCATAGGGCATCCGGGTGAGGATCAGCCGGTCGAGCTCGGCGCGCCGCACCATCTCAATGTCACTGCTGAGTTCGCCGACCTTGCTGTTCGCCTCTTCGACCGCGGCATGAAGCTCGGCTTCGGTGCAGCCGTCAAAGACCGGCGTGACTGCCTGGAACCCGAGGATTCTCGCGGCCCAGCCAAGGTGGGTCTCAAGAATCTGGCCGACGTTCATGCGGGACGGAACGCCAAGCGGATTCAGCATGATGTCCAGCGGTGTCCCATCTTCGAGAAACGGCATGTCCTCGACCGGCAGGATCTTGGCGATGACACCCTTGTTTCCGTGGCGACCGGCCATCTTGTCGCCCACGGACAATCGCCGCTTGGTGGCGATATACACCTTCACCATTTCAAGCACGCCCGACGGAAGTTCATCGCCGCGCTTCAACTGAGCGATCTTGCGCTCGCGCTCATCGAGTTGCTCGACAATTCGCGGCCAATACCGTTCATAGATCGGCATGCATTCATCACGCAGGTTCGCGGGCTTGATCCATTTCGGATCGAACGCCCAGTTACCCGGCTCGCCGATCTGTTCCATGATGACATCGGGGATGTCGCTGCGACCGACGAATTGCTTGGTGTTCGGATCGACAACAGGCTGTCCGGCGACCCTTTCGATTTCCTGAACCATGCGCCGGAACAACGCGATGGCCCGGAGATTCATCTGATGCCTGTATTCCTTGATTCGCTTCTGCAATGCCTGCTTCTGGTCTTCAGACATGCCGGTCCGGCGACTGAAGCGCTTGGTATCGATCACGATGCCGGAAACGCCCGCCGGAACCTCAAGCGAGTCGTTCTTCACGTCCTCGCCGGCGCGGCCGAAGATCGCATGAAGCAGCTTTTCTTCGGGCGACAGTTCGCTCTTGCTCTTCGGTGAAACCTTGCCGACGAGAATGTCGCCCGTCTTCACTTCCGTACCGATTCGAACGACACCGTCCTCGTCGAGGTTGCGAAGCGCACGCTCCGAGACATTCGGAATGTCGCGGGTGAACTCCTCCTTGCCCAATTTCGTTTCGCGGACTTCGACGTCATATTCCTCGATGTGAATGCTCGTGAAAACGTCATCTTGAACGAGGCGCTCGGAAATCAGAATGGCGTCTTCGAAGTTGTAGCCGTCATAGGTCATGAAGCCGACGAGCAGGTTGCGGCCCAGCGCGAGTTCGCCGTTACGACAGGCCGGGCCATCGGCGATGATCTCACCCTTCTTCACTTTCTGACCGATCTTGACGAGCGGCTTCTGATTCAGACAGGTTCGTTCGTTCAGACCCTGAAACTTCCGAAGAACCAATTCTTCCGTATCATCGATCACGATTCGCTCGCCATCGACGTACGTCACCGTCCCGTCGCGATCCGATCGAATCACCATACCGCTGTTCTGAGCGACAATCCGCTCCATGCCCGTACCGACGACCGGAGGTTCGGTCACAAGGAGCGGAACAGCCTGCCGCTGCATGTTCGAACCCATGAGCGCGCGGTTGGCGTCGTCGTGCTCGAGGAATGGAATCAACGCGGCCGACACACCGACCGTCTGCTTCGGCGAAATATCGACGTACTCGATGTCCGTCGAGCCGACCATCGACAAATCACCACGAACGCGAGCGACAATGTGATCGCCAAGCACACGATGGGTCTTCGGATCAACGGCGTCGGGCGGTGCAAGAATCGACTTCATTTCCTCGTCCGCGCGAAGGTATTCCGTTTGACCGTTGACTTTGCCTCCCCTTTCGACGCGGCGATAAGGCGTGATGAGGAAGCCGTATTCGTCCACGGTCGAGTAGATCGATAGCGATGCGATCAGACCGATATTCGTGCCTTCTGGCGTCTCGATCGGACAAATTCGCCCATAGTGGGAAATGTGAACGTCGCGAACCTCAAAGCCCGCTCGCTTTCGATTCAAGCCGCCAGGACCGAGCGCGGACAATCGCCGTTCGTGTGTCAGCGTGCTGAGCGGGTTTGTCTGGTCGACTACCTGTGACAGCTCACCACGACCGAAGAAGTAGTCGATCGCGCCGGACACCGCTTTTGAGTTCACCAGTTCCGCGATCTTGCCGAGCTGGTCAGGATCCTTCATGCTCATGCGCTCCTGCACCGTGCGCCGGAGCTTCAGGAAACCCTTGCGAATCTCGTCGCAGGCCAGTTCGTCAATGGTTCGAAGACGTCGATTTCCGAGATGATCGATATCATCTTCGGCGACAATGACGCGCGTCTGCTTCCACGCATATTCATGCACATTTCCAGCGATCGACTCCGTATTATGCTTGTTCTTCAGCAGCACAGAGACTTCTTCGATCGAACCGAACGCCACGTGCTTGGCCGAGACTCCGAACAAATCCGACCATTCAGACTGGTTCGCCTTCTCCGCGGCAGCCGCCTGCTTCTTCGCGCCGGCTTCGTCAAAATTGTAAATCGCGCCGGGCCGCGGGTAGTAGTTCATGAATTCCAATTGGGCGGTTTCCGGCCGGCCGTCCTGGTACACTGCGAGATAACGGTCAATTCCCTCAATGATTCGCAACGCCCGCGTTCGAATTGTCGACACGACGAAGTCCTTCGCGGCGCGCGTCACGTCCTGATCGCGATCCATCTTCGTGCGGCCAAGCAGCGGACGCATCACGTTCAGGTCGAGCGTGGTCGGCGGAATCCACTCCGTCGGCACATCAACAATCCCCTGCAATTGCCTGCGAAGCTCCTTTACGGCTTCGATCGGCGAGAGTTTCTTGCGGCCTTCCTTCAGCGCGCCGAACTCGCCGAGCAGAGTTTCCTCCTTCGGATCCTTCACGGGCTCATTATTGACACGATACGCCTTCAGTTGCTCGGCCAGCTCCCGCGTCCAGCGAAGCACCGCCAGTTCAAAAGGCAACCGCTCGGGAACCGAGATCCCGACGCGATTCTGGCTTCTCAGATCCATCAGATAGCGCAGACACGCCACGAAATCGGACACGGTCAGCGTATTCAGTGCCGTGGGAATCGACAGGCCGAACTTGCGATTGATTCGAAACCGGCCGACCTTCCCGAGGCGATAGCGGTTCTCGTCGTAGAATTTCTCGTGAAACAGCTTCACCGCCTTGTCAAGCTGGGCCGGATTACCCGGACGCAAGCTCTTATAGATGCGCATCAACGCGTCTTCATGCGTACGGCTGGCATCCTCGGCAAGCGTATTCAGGATGAGGGGATCGAGCACGTTTTCGATCACTTCAAGCTGCTTGTGACTCGTGGCCTGAATTCTCTCGATCGCGTCGCCGATCTGGCACCCGGATTTGACCAAGGGTTCACCTTCGGTCCGATCTGCCTCATCCGCCCAGACATCCGAAACGACGTACATGTCGGGCTTCAGGTTTGCGGTGCGCACAGTCCGTGTTTCGTAGAACGTGCGGATGATCGCCTCATCCGAGCCATAGGCCGGATCCATTGCGCGCAGAAAGCACGTCGCGGGGATCTTGCTGGACTGATCAATACGAACAGCCAGCACGTCCTTGCGGGTGATGTTGATCTCTATCCAGCTGCCGCGCTCAGGAATAATTCGACATGCATGAAGCGGCCGGTCCGC is a window from the Phycisphaerae bacterium genome containing:
- the rpoC gene encoding DNA-directed RNA polymerase subunit beta', with product MAESVYDRINDYAAVKISLASPNDIRSWSYGEVRKPETINYRTYRAEKDGLFCERIFGPERDWECFCGKYKGTKHKGMICDRCGVKVTHSRVRRKRMGHINLAAPIVHIWFFKAMPSRLGALLDMKTSDLEKVVYFQDYVVIEPGDSPLKERQILSEDEYRQAVEKHGNSFEASIGAEAVKKLLSKIDLKQLSVELRDAITKTNSKQKIKDLSKRLKICENLRSSTNDPTWMVMEVIPVIPPDLRPLVLLESGNFATSDLNDLYRRIINRNNRLKKLIDLNAPEVIIRNEKRMLQQAVDALFDNGRCRRPVLGSSNRPLKSLTDMIKGKQGRFRENLLGKRVDYSARSVIVIGPELKLHQVGLPKRIALELYQPFIIRRLKELGLADTIKSAKKMLERRDQEIWDILEEVIHQHPVLLNRAPTLHRMGIQAFEPVLVEGNAIRIHPLVCRGFNADFDGDQMAVHLPLSIEAQAEAHVLMLATNNIFSPASGSPIMSPSQDIVMGVFYLTCEHHYFDKPDDPKHTFANPVEAMLAYDLKKIGIHERIKVRVDRERIVEHFKELSKPMPDNKVIVTTVGRLIFNDILHPKMPFFNCPLSSKGAARVIAICYELLGRPETIILLDRIKELGFKRSTLAGLSFGLADMRIPVKKKAIIEAAQKKVDKIVKACQQGAITDLERYNALIDIWVHVREEVTEAMMAEFKNDYRTDDFRYAHSGDAGARRYLNPIYLMSDSGARGSVDQIRQLAGMRALMAKPSGEIIETPIKANFREGLSVLEYFSSTHGARKGLADTALKTADSGYLTRKLADVAQNLIVSRLDCGTIKGVIKGVQYKGEEVDISLAESIIGRVARDTIRHPVTDDIVVRENDIITDVIARRIESPPSEGGLGLETIRVRSPLTCEAGTGVCARCYGMDLATGQLVERGMAVGIIAAQSIGEPGTQLTMRTFHTGGVASRAVIESDIKCSNAGFVKFHNLNAVEFTDPESKEQCLVVLKRNGEISINDEKDRELERYKIPYGGRVLVREGQQVQRRDVITVWDPHLTPILAEAAGVIRFQDVVEGETVRTDSEARGTSKLVVVEHRGDKNPQVIIEDEQGKIIEYHYLPSKARIEVSEGQVVTAGWLLARRPRELSGTQDITGGLPRVTELFEARKPKEPAVMSEISGTVEIRSDKRRGKMTITVHPDSKELEPRDHHVPQDKHLLVHAGDHVDAGDPLCDGPLVPHDILAIKGEEALHGYLINEVQAVYRSQNVSINDKHIETILSQMLRKVRVDNQGDSELLPSEVVDRHRFQSINQALIRSYKIADPGDSQFKEGQIVSKEDYVAANEQLEAAGKDPAKGRKPKPASASTLLLGITKAALQSESFISAASFQETTKVLTEAALSSQMDRLYGLKENVILGHLIPAGTAFKPFQDMELQHLGEPIEEETSEMRISEAVGELPPSATAGEVEGKPAFGGGVTANATMALDSGAPFSTPTVPGISESPSEPKDDAASQSSH
- the rpoB gene encoding DNA-directed RNA polymerase subunit beta, which encodes MIVPTHVRNFSKLGDAMQTPDLIEIQVGSYRRFLQEEAAPNARTASGLEGLLREVFPIQSYDENISLDYLDYTLGKPRYTPDECRQLRLTFGMPLRVRLRLTRKDKDEIFEDRVYLGEIPIMIGGGEFIINGAERVIVSQLHRSPGVDFIKETLEADRPLHACRIIPERGSWIEINITRKDVLAVRIDQSSKIPATCFLRAMDPAYGSDEAIIRTFYETRTVRTANLKPDMYVVSDVWADEADRTEGEPLVKSGCQIGDAIERIQATSHKQLEVIENVLDPLILNTLAEDASRTHEDALMRIYKSLRPGNPAQLDKAVKLFHEKFYDENRYRLGKVGRFRINRKFGLSIPTALNTLTVSDFVACLRYLMDLRSQNRVGISVPERLPFELAVLRWTRELAEQLKAYRVNNEPVKDPKEETLLGEFGALKEGRKKLSPIEAVKELRRQLQGIVDVPTEWIPPTTLDLNVMRPLLGRTKMDRDQDVTRAAKDFVVSTIRTRALRIIEGIDRYLAVYQDGRPETAQLEFMNYYPRPGAIYNFDEAGAKKQAAAAEKANQSEWSDLFGVSAKHVAFGSIEEVSVLLKNKHNTESIAGNVHEYAWKQTRVIVAEDDIDHLGNRRLRTIDELACDEIRKGFLKLRRTVQERMSMKDPDQLGKIAELVNSKAVSGAIDYFFGRGELSQVVDQTNPLSTLTHERRLSALGPGGLNRKRAGFEVRDVHISHYGRICPIETPEGTNIGLIASLSIYSTVDEYGFLITPYRRVERGGKVNGQTEYLRADEEMKSILAPPDAVDPKTHRVLGDHIVARVRGDLSMVGSTDIEYVDISPKQTVGVSAALIPFLEHDDANRALMGSNMQRQAVPLLVTEPPVVGTGMERIVAQNSGMVIRSDRDGTVTYVDGERIVIDDTEELVLRKFQGLNERTCLNQKPLVKIGQKVKKGEIIADGPACRNGELALGRNLLVGFMTYDGYNFEDAILISERLVQDDVFTSIHIEEYDVEVRETKLGKEEFTRDIPNVSERALRNLDEDGVVRIGTEVKTGDILVGKVSPKSKSELSPEEKLLHAIFGRAGEDVKNDSLEVPAGVSGIVIDTKRFSRRTGMSEDQKQALQKRIKEYRHQMNLRAIALFRRMVQEIERVAGQPVVDPNTKQFVGRSDIPDVIMEQIGEPGNWAFDPKWIKPANLRDECMPIYERYWPRIVEQLDERERKIAQLKRGDELPSGVLEMVKVYIATKRRLSVGDKMAGRHGNKGVIAKILPVEDMPFLEDGTPLDIMLNPLGVPSRMNVGQILETHLGWAARILGFQAVTPVFDGCTEAELHAAVEEANSKVGELSSDIEMVRRAELDRLILTRMPYGGKLRLVDGRTGEQFDQPVTVGCIYMLKLHHLVDDKIHARATGPYSLITQQPLGGKARTGGQRFGEMEVWGLEAYGCAHVLQELLTVKSDDVEGRTKIYESMVKGENTLEAGTPVSFDVLCNEIRGLGLNIQLEKGKLI